From Nicotiana tabacum cultivar K326 chromosome 22, ASM71507v2, whole genome shotgun sequence, one genomic window encodes:
- the LOC107809230 gene encoding exocyst complex component EXO70A1, with protein sequence MEPPENDVVAFESAEKIILRWDSTASEDAREKMIFAGNRYEIDRYLQAVDEIQRSMESATLSDDQSKANSAIQIAMARLEDEFRNILIAHTTPMEAESLTDTSNEDYNDNEVDSPLTKELEHQESNSSGSYRSTNSIREIDLMPSDAIYDLRCIAERMISAGYLRECIQVYGSVRKSAVDSSFRKLGIEKLSIGDIQRLEWETLETKIRRWIRAAKVCVRILFASEKKLCEQIFEGLGTATDDACFTETIKGPAIQLFNFAEAISISRRSPEKLFKILDLHDALSDLLLDIEIVFDSKSSESIRVQAVEILSRLAEAARGILSEFENAVLREPSKVPVPGGTIHPLTRYVMNYISLISDYNQTMLELIVSKPSTGSRYSSDPNTPDMDFGELESQTPLALHLIWITVILQFNLEGKSKYYKDTSLAHLFVMNNVHYIVEKIKGSPELREMIGDDYLKKLTGKFRQAAINYQRSTWVRVLYCLRDEGLHVKGSFSSGVSKSALRERFKTFNAMFEEVHRTQSTWLIPDTQLREELRISISEKLIPAYRSFLGRFRSHIESGRHPENYIKYSGEDIETAVLDFFEGYQVSQHIRRRSQ encoded by the coding sequence ATGGAACCACCGGAGAACGACGTCGTCGCATTCGAGTCAGCTGAGAAGATAATCCTCCGGTGGGATTCCACGGCGTCGGAAGATGCTCGTGAGAAGATGATCTTCGCCGGCAATCGCTACGAGATCGATCGGTACCTGCAAGCCGTCGATGAAATCCAACGGTCAATGGAGTCCGCTACACTTTCCGACGACCAGAGCAAAGCCAATAGTGCAATCCAGATCGCCATGGCTCGGCTTGAAGACGAGTTTCGCAACATACTCATCGCTCACACAACTCCTATGGAAGCTGAATCTCTTACTGACACCAGTAACGAAGACTACAACGACAATGAGGTTGACTCGCCGTTGACCAAGGAGTTGGAGCATCAAGAGAGTAACAGCAGCGGAAGCTATCGATCTACAAATAGCATCCGTGAAATCGATCTCATGCCGTCCGATGCAATTTACGATCTTCGATGCATCGCCGAGCGAATGATTTCCGCTGGGTACCTCCGGGAGTGTATTCAGGTGTATGGCAGTGTACGGAAGTCTGCAGTGGACTCAAGCTTCCGGAAACTCGGAATAGAGAAACTGAGCATCGGAGATATCCAGAGATTAGAATGGGAAACCCTAGAAACTAAGATCCGACGGTGGATACGAGCTGCAAAAGTATGCGTTCGGATACTTTTTGCTAGCGAAAAGAAGCTCTGTGAGCAAATCTTCGAAGGCTTAGGCACTGCAACGGACGATGCTTGTTTCACTGAGACAATCAAAGGTCCAGCTATTCAGCTCTTCAATTTTGCGGAAGCCATTAGCATTAGTCGGCGATCGCCAGAGAAATTGTTTAAGATATTGGATCTTCATGATGCTTTATCGGATTTACTGCTTGATATTGAGATTGTTTTCGATTCAAAATCTTCGGAGTCAATTAGGGTTCAGGCTGTAGAGATATTATCTAGGTTAGCGGAGGCCGCAAGAGGGATATTATCAGAATTTGAAAATGCAGTGCTTCGAGAACCTTCCAAGGTTCCTGTCCCTGGAGGGACAATTCATCCCTTGACTAGGTATGTCATGAACTACATAAGTTTAATCTCGGACTACAACCAGACTATGCTTGAATTGATTGTCTCTAAGCCGTCAACAGGTTCAAGGTATTCTAGTGATCCTAACACCCCTGATATGGATTTTGGTGAGCTAGAATCACAGACCCCTTTGGCGCTTCATTTGATCTGGATTACTGTGATTTTGCAATTCAATCTTGAAGGTAAGTCTAAGTACTATAAAGATACTTCTTTGGCACATTTATTTGTGATGAACAATGTACATTATATTGTTGAGAAGATTAAAGGCTCACCTGAGTTAAGGGAGATGATAGGGGATGATTATTTAAAGAAATTAACGGGGAAATTCAGGCAAGCAGCTATTAACTACCAGAGATCAACCTGGGTGAGGGTTTTGTATTGTTTGCGAGATGAGGGTTTACATGTTAAAGGCAGTTTTTCATCTGGGGTGTCTAAGAGTGCGTTGAGAGAGCGGTTTAAGACGTTCAATGCTATGTTTGAAGAGGTTCATAGGACTCAGTCCACATGGTTGATCCCGGATACTCAGCTCCGGGAGGAGCTGCGTATTTCTATATCCGAGAAGTTGATCCCAGCCTATCGATCATTTCTCGGAAGGTTCAGGAGTCATATTGAGAGCGGAAGGCATCCGGAAAACTACATCAAGTATTCTGGTGAAGACATTGAGACTGCTGTCTTGGATTTCTTTGAGGGATATCAAGTTTCACAACACATAAGAAGAAGATCTCAGTGA